A single region of the Yersinia entomophaga genome encodes:
- the tamA gene encoding autotransporter assembly complex protein TamA, with protein MSRYPIVCFLCALLATPFAYAANVRLQVEGLSGDLERNVRARLSTIGTDEVSADGRFRARVDEAIRQGLRALGYYDPIIEFDLQPKPAPARSILMVKVTPGEPVLIASVDIVLQGGAKTDPSYLALVRRDTPKIGSILNHGEFDSFKGSLTNLALRRGYFDANMIKSQLGVAAELRKAFWDIDFDSGERYRFGTVSFQGSQIREDYLQNLVPFHAGQDYSSDDLAELNRRLAATNWFNSVVVSPDFRDAKKSKTLPLDAVLTPRTENTVELGGGFASDIGPRVKASWRKPWVNNRGHSFTTSANVSAPEQSLDFSYRIPLLKNPLEQYYLLQGGFKRTDLNDTKSDTTTLNVARFWDMSSGWQRSINLRWSLDHFTQGNVTDTTMLLYPGASVNRTRQRGGAMPSWGDSQRYSVDVSDTTWGSDVDFAVFQAQNVWIRTLGEKNRFVARGNLGWIETNNFNRVPPSLRFFAGGDRSVRGYKYQSISPLDSSGKLSGASKLATGSIEYQYNVTGKWWGAVFIDSGEAVNDIRKSDFKTGAGVGVRWESPVGPIKFDLAAPVGDQETHGVQFYIGLGPEL; from the coding sequence GTGTCTCGATACCCTATTGTGTGTTTTTTGTGTGCATTACTCGCAACACCGTTTGCTTATGCCGCCAATGTTCGGCTGCAGGTTGAAGGTCTTAGCGGGGATTTGGAAAGAAACGTTCGGGCGCGATTATCAACTATCGGCACCGATGAAGTCAGCGCCGATGGCCGGTTCCGTGCCAGGGTGGACGAAGCAATCCGTCAGGGACTTAGAGCGCTTGGCTATTACGATCCCATCATTGAATTTGATTTACAGCCCAAGCCTGCACCGGCGCGTTCAATATTAATGGTGAAGGTCACTCCGGGTGAACCGGTATTAATAGCCAGCGTTGATATCGTATTACAAGGCGGTGCGAAAACCGATCCTTCCTATCTGGCTCTGGTACGCCGGGACACGCCAAAAATCGGTTCAATTCTGAACCACGGCGAATTCGATAGCTTCAAAGGTTCGCTGACTAATCTGGCGTTACGCCGGGGTTATTTTGACGCTAACATGATCAAAAGTCAGTTAGGCGTAGCGGCTGAATTACGGAAAGCCTTTTGGGATATCGATTTTGACAGCGGCGAACGTTATCGTTTCGGTACGGTGAGTTTTCAGGGTTCACAAATTCGCGAAGATTACCTGCAAAATTTGGTTCCTTTCCACGCAGGGCAAGATTACAGCTCGGACGATTTAGCCGAACTCAACCGCCGTTTAGCGGCCACCAACTGGTTTAACTCCGTGGTGGTTTCTCCTGATTTTCGCGATGCGAAGAAAAGTAAAACATTGCCATTAGACGCCGTGCTGACGCCCCGCACGGAAAATACCGTTGAGCTAGGCGGTGGTTTTGCCAGCGATATCGGCCCAAGGGTAAAAGCCAGTTGGCGTAAACCCTGGGTGAATAATCGTGGCCACAGTTTTACGACGAGCGCCAACGTTTCGGCCCCTGAGCAAAGTCTTGATTTTAGCTACCGCATTCCTTTGCTGAAAAATCCACTTGAGCAATATTATCTGCTTCAGGGCGGTTTCAAACGTACCGATCTGAATGACACCAAATCTGACACCACCACGCTGAATGTGGCGCGTTTCTGGGATATGTCCAGCGGCTGGCAGCGTTCTATCAATCTGCGCTGGAGTCTGGACCACTTTACGCAGGGTAACGTTACGGATACCACTATGCTGCTGTATCCGGGCGCCAGTGTGAATCGCACCCGTCAGCGCGGCGGCGCGATGCCGTCGTGGGGAGACAGCCAGCGTTACTCGGTGGACGTTTCTGATACCACCTGGGGTTCCGACGTCGATTTTGCCGTGTTCCAGGCGCAAAACGTGTGGATTCGTACATTAGGTGAGAAAAACCGCTTCGTTGCGCGAGGAAATCTCGGTTGGATCGAAACCAATAACTTTAATCGAGTCCCTCCATCTCTGCGTTTCTTCGCCGGTGGCGATCGCAGCGTGCGGGGTTATAAATATCAAAGCATTTCACCGCTGGATAGTTCCGGTAAATTGAGCGGCGCATCCAAGTTGGCTACTGGCTCCATCGAATATCAATATAACGTCACTGGAAAATGGTGGGGTGCCGTATTTATCGATTCGGGTGAAGCTGTGAACGATATCCGTAAGAGCGATTTTAAAACCGGCGCGGGTGTTGGCGTGCGCTGGGAATCCCCGGTTGGACCGATTAAATTTGACCTTGCAGCGCCGGTTGGCGATCAAGAAACCCACGGAGTCCAATTCTATATTGGTTTGGGGCCTGAACTATGA